The DNA sequence CAATTTTCCGCAAGGTGGAGCCATCTATGCTGTGATTGTCATGGCGTGGGGGCTCTATCTCCAAGTCTCGGAGGGACGATGGCGCAGATCTATCCTGGACACGTCGTTTTTTGTATTCAACGTTCTAGGGTTTGCCGTAGGCGTCATGGTCCTATTCGATACTGGACCAGCATGGCTCCTGGATCCAAAGATGGCTCCCTACGTGTTCACCCTGGTAGCAGTACCCGTGGGGTTAATCATCCCGATAGGGTCCATATTTTTAGCCTTTCTTGTAAATTTCGGACTCATGGAGTTCACCGGAGAACTCATGCAGCCGATCATGCGCCCCGTCTTTCGAACACCCGGGCGATCAGCCATTGACGCTGTGGCATCCTTCGTGGGAAGCTATTCGGTAGGGCTCCTGATCACCGACAACATGTATAAGAACGGAAGGTACACTACCAAGGAAGCAGCTATTATCGGTACAGGCTTTTCTACGGTATCAGCGACCTTTATGATCATCGTAGCAAAAACCCTGGGCTTGATCGATCACTGGAGCCTCTATTTCTGGGTTACCCTGATCGTAACCTTTCTCGTAACAGCAATCACCGTTCGGATATCGCCGATCTCTCGTTTTACAAACGATTTCCATCAGGACGCCACTCCAAGAGAGGAGAACAGGAAAACAGGAAACCGAAGTCTCTTGGGGCGAGCCTGGGACAAAGGTGTTCAGGCCGGAATCGCAGCACCCAAGCTTGCGCCTTTGGCGTGGTCCAACATCAAAAGCGGTACAAGAATGGCCTCGGGGGTAGTCTCTGCTATCCTTTCTTTCGGAGTTTTAGCCCTTCTCCTGGCCAAATACACGTCGATTTTCGAGATCACAGGATACGGGTTCTACCCTCTGTTCAAGATAGCACACATCCCCGAGCCATTACTGGCCGCAGAGGCCGCTTCGGTCTCCATCGCTGACATGTTTCTACCGGCTATTCTCTGTAAGAGTGCCCCGGTCATTACTCGATTCGTCGTGGGGATCCTGTGTATATCCGAAGTTTTGTTCTTCTCGGGAATGTTACCCTGTCTGCTGGG is a window from the Dethiosulfovibrio peptidovorans genome containing:
- a CDS encoding histidine transporter; this translates as MGTHTQQRRHSPAPFIFYSALGLFMFFVPITIGPKTTIPVDHIITAIRNNFPQGGAIYAVIVMAWGLYLQVSEGRWRRSILDTSFFVFNVLGFAVGVMVLFDTGPAWLLDPKMAPYVFTLVAVPVGLIIPIGSIFLAFLVNFGLMEFTGELMQPIMRPVFRTPGRSAIDAVASFVGSYSVGLLITDNMYKNGRYTTKEAAIIGTGFSTVSATFMIIVAKTLGLIDHWSLYFWVTLIVTFLVTAITVRISPISRFTNDFHQDATPREENRKTGNRSLLGRAWDKGVQAGIAAPKLAPLAWSNIKSGTRMASGVVSAILSFGVLALLLAKYTSIFEITGYGFYPLFKIAHIPEPLLAAEAASVSIADMFLPAILCKSAPVITRFVVGILCISEVLFFSGMLPCLLGTEIPIKLRDIFIIWLERVIFSVLLAAPIAHLFF